In a genomic window of Mustela nigripes isolate SB6536 chromosome 8, MUSNIG.SB6536, whole genome shotgun sequence:
- the UNG gene encoding uracil-DNA glycosylase yields MIGQKTLYSFFSPTPAGKRRARSPEPADLGTGVAAVAEESGDAAASPPKKARAGQEDPGTPPSSPLSPEQLIRIQRNKAAALLRLAARNVPVGFGESWKKPLSAEFGKPYFIKLMGFVAEERKHYTVYPPPHQVFTWTQMCDIRHVKVVILGQDPYHGPNQAHGLCFSVQRPVPPPPSLENIYKELSTDIEGFVHPGHGDLSGWAKQGVLLLNAVLTVRAHQANSHKERGWEQFTDAVVSWLNQNSTGLVFLLWGSYAQKKGSAIDRKRHHVLQTAHPSPLSVYRGFFGCRHFSKTNELLQKSGKEPINWKDL; encoded by the exons ATGATCGGCCAGAAGACCCTctactcctttttctctcccacccccGCCGGGAAGCGACGTGCCCGCAGTCCCGAGCCGGCCGACCTGGGGACCGGCGTGGCGGCGGTGGCTGAGGAGAGCGGGGATGCGGCG GCAAGTCCCCCCAAGAAGGCCCGGGCCGGGCAGGAGGACCCCGGCACGCCGCCCTCCTCGCCGCTGAGCCCCGAGCAGTTGATCCGTATCCAGAGGAACAAGGCCGCCGCCCTGCTCAGACTCGCCGCGCGCAACGTGCCAGTGGGTTTCGGTGAGAGTTGGAAGAAGCCGCTCAGCGCGGAGTTCGGGAAACCGTATTTCATCAAG CTAATGGGATTTGTCgcggaagaaagaaaacattacacTGTTTATCCACCCCCACACCAAGTCTTCACGTGGACCCAGATGTGTGACATAAGACAT GTGAAGGTTGTCATCCTGGGACAGGATCCGTATCATGGACCCAACCAAGCCCATGGGCTCTGCTTTAGTGTTCAAAGACCCGTTCCACCGCCACCCAG TTTGGAGAACATTTATAAAGAGCTGTCTACAGACATAGAGGGTTTCGTTCATCCTGGTCACGGAGATTTATCTGGGTGGGCCAAGCAAG GTGTTCTCTTACTCAATGCTGTCCTCACCGTCCGGGCACACCAGGCTAATTCTCACAAGGAGAGAGGTTGGGAGCAGTTCACTGATGCGGTCGTATCCTGGCTAAATCAGAACTCCACTGGCCTGGTCTTTTTGCTCTGGGGCTCTTACGCTCAGAAGAAAGGCAGTGCCATTGACAGG AAACGCCACCATGTGCTACAGACAGCCCACCCCTCCCCATTGTCGGTGTACAGAGGGTTCTTTGGAtgtagacatttctctaaaaccAATGAGCTGCTGCAGAAGTCTGGCAAGGAGCCCATCAACTGGAAGGACCTGTGA